ATGTCAGTGGTCGTTGTTGGAATGAATGATCACGAACTGTCCCATCCATCCCAAATCTGTGCTGTGTTCTTCTTTctacaaatgtacattttgacTGAACCTTATTTCCAAGCTTATAGTTGTCCACTTAGTCACTCAGTCAAACCACTATGTCCAAAATGTTATGAAAATGCAGGATAAAGGCAGATGAAATCCATAGTAGTGCAAACTGCATTAAGAAAAACAGATAATGCACATATTCAAATCTCAGGAATAATATTAAATAGACATAATGCATGAccttggaggtgaagatgagGAAAACAGAAATGCTTCTGGGCAAATCAGCTTACTGATGCTGCACTTAATCTATTTAACAGGCATTTTCCAGCATAGTGGGATGGGTTGTTAAATAATCAAAGTGGTTTGTATGAAAATACATGCTATGTGTCATTTCCAGAATTAACATTTGCACTTTGTGTAAGTAAAATAGGAACAAGTAATGactaaaaggggaaaaaaggaagtgaTGAACAGTCCTTAAAAGACATTTAATGTGTGATCAAGGACTGTGCTGTTTGCTGTGTAGTAGTAAGTAACTGGTTTTCTATTTCAAAGTTTATTATTGAAACATGCTTTTCTAATCTTTCAACATAGATTAGTGTAGATATACATTCTTCCACATACAGGAAAcatattacaattaaaattaaGTTAATCTAAAGTGCTAAAAGGTAATACATTATGTATTACAGATTTACAATCCTCTTTTCAGGTTCATAATAAGGGAAGAAGATGCAGATTAGTTGCCTGTTGTGTGTCTATGCCATCTGGCTCAAAGGTGGGTAGAGGaaactattatattttaaaaatatttcaattatttcaaatattattatttcaaatattatttcAATTTATCATATGAGTATCGTAGCATGCCTGGAATATCTGAAACATTATTGTGCCTCTCTGAAAATATAGAAAGTCTTTTAAGCAGAATCTTTAAATCTGTTTTCTAttagtatatatattaaaccattcatatatatatatatatatatatatatatatatatatatatatatatatatatatatatatatatatatatatatatatatataattactttataaaataatattatgcattaaataattatgaaatattttatataaaatattattttatataaaatataaaaagaaaattaaataatattatgcataattttgtataataaaattatgCATAATGTATAATTTTCTGCTGCTACatgtatttattcaaatgtaaacaaaatccTGGGGGTCTATTTTTTGTCGTTACCCATAATTTGTTGGAAAACAGTGCTGTATTGTGatttgtattgttatttttattaataatatggcataaccaaacaaaaatatattttcaaactTCTACtggtataaaaagaaaacatttagacAATTTTAAAGCCTATATATGCAAAGCCAATATTTATATTCCAAAATATTCCAGAAAGAGAGACGTGggaatatgtgaaaaaaatatgtgGCCAAAGTCACCTGTTGATTACTGGCAGTCTTTATCACAGTCTGTGTCTAAAAACAAGTTACTGTAGCTACAAATAGTAACACTGGAAAACTTACCTTTAGTCATACTTTGCCACTGCAGTGTCTCCAGCTGTGAGCGAGTCATGGAATGCCGAGGTTCCTCTAACCGTGAACGGCCTTGCAGGTTCATGTGTGGTAATTCCCTGCCTGTTTAAGTACCCTGGTGCAGAAAGAAAGACTTCACACTTCAAAGGAATCTGGTACATGAATTCTTATGAGACAGTCTTCCATACAGAAACGTCCAAAATCAGCAGCACATTCCAGCAGCGTACAAGCCTCTTGGGTGACCTAGGCCACCGAAACTGCTCTCTGAAAATCAACCCTTTACGTAGCAGTGATAGTGGCCCATTCACGTTCCGGATTGAGATTGAAGATTTTGACAAGTTCACCTTTGGTCATAACAAAGTGTCTGTTTCAATAAAAGgtgagttttatttgtttaaaaactgtACTCAGGTCCAGACTGttaaatgtacatgttttaTCATATGAATAAATGTGCTTATTAAGATTGATATGCAGGGGAGCAGTAAATATGAAAAGCTGGAATAATTCTAAATGTCATGAATACACAATTGTTCCAATCATCGAGCAAAAAAACGAAAAAGGTTTCATGATTCAATTGGAAAAGCTAGCAGAGTCATGTGATTGGGTTTCAGAAAGACATGTATATGTATGAAATCAtagaattataatttattacagctataagCACATTGTTTTCATTCTTTCACAAGACCTAACAGTCTCTCGGTTATCGTccttgaaaataaaactgcaatcatttaaaataaatttatcaagcaaaaaacaaaaccaaaaaatatatatttagcatttttgtaTCATTATACACATATGATTGATAAAtaggtttctttatttttttttttatttaaaggtaaatGGCAAAACTTTCACATATAAGCCGGTAAACATGTAGTTCATGCAGATAGCAGTGTGTCACATTAACAGAGCAGACATTTGCAGAAGTTAAgataagtttcatttctattttgGGTTTCAGCCACACGTTCACAGTGCCAAACCTGGTCACTTGCTTGTTATGGTTTCCTTTTGTTCAAAACctcattaggtttttttttttctatttttaacaagcaatatttacatatatatcaaCTGTATGCCTATTAATTACACGTGTGTGAACCAAAATTTATACTGTTTTGATGATAAAGGTATGGCATTGTTTATGTGCATTTTCTGTATTGCATTGTAATGtatttacaaagaaaacatGATGTTTCTTCAGATACTGTATGTCACTACataatttagtttaattaaaaaatatcatgAAATCATAATTTTACAGTGGTCCAATACACTCAATTActgatattatttttatttatttttattttttaagtgtgtTCTCAATATCTGTGGATCGGATGCTATTTTTCCGAATTAtatgttattgttattacttCAACTACAGATTCCCCAGATCAACCTACTCTGTCCATTTCAGAAGAAATGAGTTCAGGGAAAAAGGTTACCATCACCTGTTTAGTGTTTCACTCCTGTCCCTCTGATCCACCTAAAATTACCTGGAGTCACAAAGGATTAACCAGCAGCCAATCACTGAAGCAAACCAATGGCGAGTGGAAGATTATATCATCTCTGAGTTTTACACCCTCCAAATCAGACCACCAGAAACATCTCACCTGCACAGCTGAATTTCTGGGAGGCAAGAAAAGTAGCAGCATGGAGACtctgaaagtaaaatgtaagtACAAATAATTCTATctacattgtatatatatatatatatatatatatatatatatatatatatatatatataggattatattacacaaatttgtattacacaaatattacacaaatcCTTTTGCTCATCTAACAACATAAGCGATACATAACATAAGCACATACCAGGGTTGGACAGAAGTATATTCTTGTCATTTTAGAATTTTTGTATTAGTACAACTGGTACCCCATCCCTCCAAGTGCTATGAGATAAATATAGTTTAACATGGTGTATGTGACTTTCGTTAACCACAATGCATCATGATGTATCATTTCCTCTATCAGAAACCACCACTAAGTGATTTTTGATGGAACAAGCTAACAGAGTCACGTAATTGGTTTTGAGATAAATTGCTTGGTCAAGGATTCTTGGAAATGTAGATTAATGAAGCTGATGTAGAGTAAAGTTGCTTTTTAGGGTTTGATAGATTGACAGACGGTTTTATGACTGTATctgaatgttttatgttttaaagcAAACACATCTTTAACACAGCTTCAAACTTAAACagtactgtttttattaattcatttcattGCATTAATGATTACTTTATCCACAGTGGATTGAATCTGATTTCAGGAACATGTTAGTACAATGCAGCAATAAAGAGGCACTGtgcaatttaatatttattagacTAATATTATGAATTGTACAATATCTAAACAGCATAATATATTCAATACATTATTACATATTTGGGAAAGACATAAAACCTTTCATTAACTCAAAATCTTTGATATAccgtgaataaataaatgcatattttttcttcttctatcgTTTttttccattaggggtcaccacagtagatcatctgtctccatacccccctgtcctctacatctgcctcttttaaaccaataaataaattcatatttaataaacatatatatgtgtTACGATCTCCAAGGCACAGTCACACAAATCTCACATTTCAGCTATCCAGGGCCATATGTTTATACAAATTCTGAAACTATTTCCTACTTTATTAAATGTGCTTTGTGTtacttaatgtgtgtgtatttgtttgtgatAGATGCTCCAGAAAATGTTGCAGTGGTTTCAGATTATTCAGTGGTTGAGGGCAGTGACTTGAACATGACATGCACCAGTGAAAGTAATCCTGCTTCCCACACATACCACTGGTTTACTGAGGGGGGGACCTTGCTGTCAGAGAAACACACTTTCACATTGAAGAATGTGTCCAGACACATAGGATCTATCTACTGTAGAGCTATTAACACTGAGGGACAAGCCGACTCCAGACCTATACAGCTCAATGTACTGTGTGAGTAAACCAGCAGAGGGAATGCATGCTTATTTCTTTAAccatattaataatttttttattttaattaaaaaggaaCATCCTGCAAAGAGTTCCATCATGCCAACacatttcttttgaatgtttccCCTCAGTTCCTCCTGAGTTTAAAGTTGGCTCCTCTTGTACCGTGGACATCACAGGAGTGACATGCTTGTGTATAGTAGACTCCCATCCTGCCAGTGAAATCAAGTTGTGGGGTGCAGATCCATCATCCGAGCTAAGAAGAACACATGAAGAAAAACACGGCTCTCTGACTATAGTGACCCTACAGGGGGCGCTAGGCATCTCTGACATTGTGCACTGCGGGGCTACTAACAGTCAGGGGAACTACACCCTGACATTACAAGTGCCTTACAGCCTCATCCACAACAGTGAGTAACCTAAAACTTATTACACAGatttcaaaaatgtataatgagTGTTATGATATTTAACCCTGTTGTTTAagttaaaattaaacatttgtacAAGTGGAAGCATAATCAGCAGACATTGTGGgtcattttaaaaagcaaatttgATGTTCGTTAAAAATAAGGTTATGTATGATATATTGGccatttataattgtattactTTTAATAAACAGAATATCCAGGACAACTTGTTTTCTTAGAACCAAACAAGAGGGTTGAAAAATATTAACACTGTTATTCTGATTTGTCTTTATCAGTCAAGGTGTACATTTCAATTGCTGTCGTTGctttaattgtaataattattgGCCTCTCAGTGTGGATAACAAAACAATGGTAAGATTTTAGAGTTATTTTTCTCAAGTAAATATACTAAAATACTGTATGTTGCAAATGTGCATgccaaataaaatctttttttaaatttaaagtaGGAGGAATGCGCCTGAAGTAACACCACAGCCAAAGATGGAAGTGAATGCAACCAGTCTGTCTGAGCCTCAAAGGTATTGTGTTCctgttttccaaaataaataccTCTGTGTAATTGTAGCTTGAGATGTATACTAAAGAGCGGTAGtagtataaataaaagtaaatttgtTGAACATgctttacatacattttacttACAAGAAGTCATTTGCACTTTGCAGGAAATTTAAAGATGTGAGCCCAAGCTGTTATGGAAGTCAACATGTGTATGGCAACATGGTAGTAAGTTCACTGCATTATTTCCCTCTTCTGCAGTTtgtattcataaaatatttaaaataaaataagtgtaTAAAACATCAATCCACCTTAACTTATTGAaagtattatttttgttgtctTGTTCACATGAAGAAGTGAACGATGAAATGAgacattattaaaattataattattatctattgtataataaaatagcTTTTGATTAGatatgaagaataaaaaatgcaaacgaTTGTTATTTCTGGTTATTGGAATGTTTTGCAGTGAGTAAGCAAAACCACATACAGATGCAAAATGTGTATGTAACATACCCTTTGCTTATTCTTTTCAGTCTGAGGGGCCATATGAAGAGGAGTACCCCTATGaatatgataatgattatgAAGCAACGTATGCTAATGTGTGAATTCCAAAGAGACTTTTTTGGACGAGATGTCAAAAATTTTTATGTGTAATTTATTGTAATACAATAACAATGCCATTACAAAAcgcatatatactgtaattatattaatgtaacaataaagtatataatataaaaaaacttataaaaaatataattatattaaaaataattatattaaatataatagagCATTATAACCACTGTAGTTTAAATGCATAGATTTTGTTTTGTACTTCATGTGCGCATTAATATATTTCAATGGGATTGTTTTGTGTTTACTAGAAAAGTAACTatgctttaaaaataatgtgattcattaagtaaattaattaatgtatataatgaCTAAAGGAGGActgcaaatttataaaatataaatgcttaTTTAAAGAGAAACAATTGTGTTTGCATAATTATTGCCTGGTGGCACAGAAATAGTGAAACAAGAatcctttatttcattttcattaaaaaaaaaagttttaaaaaagtacatttaagCAACAGAAATTTATAATCTTGAAATTAAATGATGCAAATTCTTGAATTaagacatttatttatgcactgtTTATCATATTACATCAAAGCAATACATAAAGGACATTTTTCAAAATGCCTTGTTTATCTCCTGATATGACCTCTTTCTTCAGTCAAAACTATTTCACAGAATGCATTTGCAGGAGAAGAGTATATTCACACAGAAAACAAAGCATATTGTCCACGCCAAATGGACTCTATAATTATCTTAAGTTTCTGTTGTAATATGTTGCAAAATACTGGTTTGTACTTACAATGTTTTTTTGAGGACATGACATTTTACAAAACAGAGAGAGGAAATCAAAAGCAGAAACTGAGACAACAgtggaaattatatatatatatatatatatatatatatatatatatatatatatatatatatatatatatatatatatatatatattgggggtttaacacaaaatacagatgtgtgtgtgtgcacgtgtgcgtgtgtgtgtgtgtgttacatttaataattaattttcaaAAGATgtaatctacttaactgttttacttattttagcatactttaacaaatgttgtcactccttccatccttcattcattcaggCTTCCTCGATATGTGAAATTATCAGGAtgttctccttttaagagaaattattgaagctggacataaaaagcctaagaatccatagcgctatcGTTAGCCACTAGTCAATTCCTGGTTAGTGGCTaacgctagcactatggattctttaacattttcatgcatgtgcaaaacatatGTTATTTCCGGTaaggagtgagtagccacagtgacacacctctaaagttaataataataattttaaaaatgcacataaagagacggagactaaacaaacttgcggtccgccaattaatacattcctgagggaactcaggaTCTTAACTATAAGACAACATATATTATAATCTTGATATATACTTGAGAGATTCCTTCATGTTTTAACTGAAAATAAGATAATGCAATGCTGTACCATTCCATGGTACTTcagaaatgtacaaaaagcatAACATACACTATGTCTGAAATTGACATGTAACTACAAATGATATAATCATATGGTGATGCGTCTTATTGCTGTGTATCACAGCCAACATTACAGTAGATGTTTTCAGTTCGACCGCGATCCACATCACATTCACCAGGTTTTACCGGCCTATTAGTTAATACTTTTCTTGCATCCTGTGGGaaaacacaatttaatttaCATATTGGATTGGATTTTGGATGTCAGGCTTAATTTATCATAATGGAAACAGCATCTAAATGTATCTGTTAAttttacagcaaataaaaaacaatgcaatgttTGGTTTAACATGCGGAAAACATAAAAACCTTTGAAAGCATCAAACAttctataaaacaaaaagtttaaaaaccACAACATAAAATTCTGCCAAACATGTTTATTATACTAGCATCTCATTTTTaacttcatattttatttacttgctTTAGTCGTTTTTGTGGACTAAATTTTTGATATtcaatgattttcttcactgtcaCACCATTCAAACTTCATTTTCCAAATGACACTATGGCCTACAATCCCTACGCTATATAGCATCTTATTCCTCAGCAGACTAAGTAAACTTATTAGTATAGAATTACAAAATtgatacaaaattattttttatataattgctCAAAACCAAAGCAATCAAGCACGTGTGATAACTGGTTCAGGTAAATTGGAAGCAGTGACAGAAGTAGGCCATCTAGGAAGGGAGTGTATTATGTACAAGGAAATAAAATACCATTATAATAACAAGTTGTATTGAATAGAAATGCACTACCTGGACATTAATGTAAATTGGCTCCACTTTTGTTGGCTTTGGTTTGGAGTTGTCCTTTCCCTTTTCTGGCAggttatatctgagtaaagatgGCAGTGAAGTAAATTTGTTATTTGATATTTGTTCTATTAGGGATATAAATATGTAAGAAAGGTGTAACTCCAGGTCATCACAGAAACGTTTCCAGGTAACGTCTGTAAGAAGAAGGAAGAGCTGCAGGGACGCCAGCCGTGTGACATGGAGAcacagcatctcattccctcaggcAACTAGGGTtgcatacataacctagagatgattcctttcaggaactcgagctgcgtcgcaaTGCTTTTGAAACGAGAGTCCAGTACCGCCAGAATGACCAGTCCCTGacgagtgtgtatgtgcacagCTAGTTCGTAGGAAGGAGGACACATCGGTCGAGGTTATAGAACCTAAAGAAAATCACCGTGGTGGACCAACACACAGTGTTGCAGATGTCCTGGAGGGACACTTAAGAGtacttagaggctgccacaatCCGGACTGAGTgtgaccagaggactcataggaGGATGCAATAGCATCGATGATCCACCTGCTCAATGTCTGCTTGTTTGCACGAAGGCCTCTCCTCGGAGGGTTGTAGCAGGCGAGCATTTGTATCGGCTTCCTCCACAGACTTGTCCTGTGGACGTAAGTGTCCAATGCTCGCACCAGGcaaaggaggaggatagaatgcctaaCAGGTCATGGGACGACAAAGGGCACGTTGGGGATGTAAACCGATCTAGGGTACaagaaggcactggccatatCCGGAGTAAATTCCAGAAAAGAGGCAGCCACTGAGAGGGCCTGTAGATCCCCTTCTCTCTTAAGAGAGCAAATAGCCAGGAGAAACACAGTTTTGACTGTGAGGTGCAACTAAAAAGCCTCGGCCAATGGCTCAAAGATAGAGCCTTCAACACAACAAAGTGTGTTTAGATTTTTTGCTCgccttcatatttatttatttttctttactccatgtgcgttttatatcttcctggttgtgacgtcaccctgccggttggacagatttcacacgtgattcagagcgtgaacaacgcAGAAGCGTTCCCAAATCATTGTTacacagcttgagttcctgaaagggaactataGATTTAACTGTTGTGTAAACTAATGTGCTGttacattaaaatattcatttgcAAGTCCGAAGTTTTAATTCAGCTTCAGTTATAATCAAATCAAAGACTTGCTCTTGTGATAGTGTATGTTCTTTAAGCACTGACTTGGCCACCTGTATGGTTAGAAGGTAATATCTAAACAATGTCTTACCTATTGTTCTCCGCAGTACGAAACACTTCAGAATTTCCATAGTGAACTGATTCCTGTTGGATAATATTCCTTCccctgcaaataaatatatattatttgcatTATCATAACTATAACTTTAactttaactatatatatatatatatatatatatatatatatatatatatatatatatatacagggagtgcagaattattaggcaagttgtatttttgaggattaattttatttgaggatttaatttgaacaacaaccatgttctcaatgaacacaaaaaactcattaatatcaaagctgaatatttttggaagtagtttttagttttagctattttaggggatatctgtgtgtgcaggtgactattactgtgcataattattaggcaacaacaaaaacaaattcatacccatttcaattatttatttttaccagtgaaaccaatataacatctcaacattcacaaatatacatttctgacattcaaaaaccaaacaaaaacaaatcagtgaccaatatagccacctttctttgcaaggacactcaaaagcctgccatccatggattctgtcagtgttttgatctgttcaccatcaacattgcgtgcagcagcaaccacagcctcccagacactgttcagagaggtgtactgttttccctccttgtaaatcgcacatttgatgatggaccacaggttctcaatggggttcagatcaggtgaacaaggaggccatatcattagattttcttcttttataccctttcttgccagccacgctgtggagtacttgggcgtgtgtgatggagcattgtcctgcatgaaaatcatgttttcttgaaggatgcagacttcttcctgtaccactgcttgaagaaggtgtcttccagaaactggcagtaggactgggagttcagcttgactccatcctcaacccgaaaaggccccacaagctcatctttgatgataccagcccaaaccagtactccacctccaccttgctggcgtctgagtcggactggagctctctgccctttaccaatccagccacgggcccatccatctggcccatcaagactcactctcatttcatcagtccataaaaccttagaaaaatcagtcttgagatatttcttggcccagtcttgacgtttcagcttgtgtgtcttgttcagtggtggtcgactttctgcctttcttaccttggccatgtctctgagtattgcacaccttgtgcttttgggcactcagtgatgttgcagctctgaaatatggccaaactggtggcaagtggcatcttggcagctgcacgcttgacttttctcagttcacgggcagttattttgcgccttggttttccacacgcttcttgcgaccctgtcgactattttgaatgaaacgcttgattgttcgatgatcacgcttcagaagcttggctattttaagactgctgcatccctctgcaatatatctcactatttttgacttttctgagcctgtcaagtccttcttttgacccatttgccaaagg
The DNA window shown above is from Silurus meridionalis isolate SWU-2019-XX chromosome 12, ASM1480568v1, whole genome shotgun sequence and carries:
- the LOC124394630 gene encoding myelin-associated glycoprotein-like isoform X2, whose translation is MQISCLLCVYAIWLKVSPAVSESWNAEVPLTVNGLAGSCVVIPCLFKYPGAERKTSHFKGIWYMNSYETVFHTETSKISSTFQQRTSLLGDLGHRNCSLKINPLRSSDSGPFTFRIEIEDFDKFTFGHNKVSVSIKDSPDQPTLSISEEMSSGKKVTITCLVFHSCPSDPPKITWSHKGLTSSQSLKQTNGEWKIISSLSFTPSKSDHQKHLTCTAEFLGGKKSSSMETLKVKYAPENVAVVSDYSVVEGSDLNMTCTSESNPASHTYHWFTEGGTLLSEKHTFTLKNVSRHIGSIYCRAINTEGQADSRPIQLNVLFPPEFKVGSSCTVDITGVTCLCIVDSHPASEIKLWGADPSSELRRTHEEKHGSLTIVTLQGALGISDIVHCGATNSQGNYTLTLQVPYSLIHNIKVYISIAVVALIVIIIGLSVWITKQCRRNAPEVTPQPKMEVNATSLSEPQRKFKDVSPSCYGSQHVYGNMSEGPYEEEYPYEYDNDYEATYANV
- the LOC124394630 gene encoding myelin-associated glycoprotein-like isoform X1 produces the protein MQISCLLCVYAIWLKVSPAVSESWNAEVPLTVNGLAGSCVVIPCLFKYPGAERKTSHFKGIWYMNSYETVFHTETSKISSTFQQRTSLLGDLGHRNCSLKINPLRSSDSGPFTFRIEIEDFDKFTFGHNKVSVSIKDSPDQPTLSISEEMSSGKKVTITCLVFHSCPSDPPKITWSHKGLTSSQSLKQTNGEWKIISSLSFTPSKSDHQKHLTCTAEFLGGKKSSSMETLKVKYAPENVAVVSDYSVVEGSDLNMTCTSESNPASHTYHWFTEGGTLLSEKHTFTLKNVSRHIGSIYCRAINTEGQADSRPIQLNVLFPPEFKVGSSCTVDITGVTCLCIVDSHPASEIKLWGADPSSELRRTHEEKHGSLTIVTLQGALGISDIVHCGATNSQGNYTLTLQVPYSLIHNIKVYISIAVVALIVIIIGLSVWITKQCRRNAPEVTPQPKMEVNATSLSEPQRKFKDVSPSCYGSQHVYGNMVSEGPYEEEYPYEYDNDYEATYANV